The DNA region ATCGAAGGCAACCGCCTCGCCTCCTACACCGAAAAATCCACGCGCTATCAGAAATGGGGATCGGATGACTTCACCATCCCGCCCGAATTGCGCGAAGCTGGACATCCCCTGCGCGATGAATTCATGGACACCGTCCGCCTCCTTTTCTCGACCTATGCCGAATCGCTGGACCCGGTCAAGAGTCTCATCGTCGAACGGACTCCGCGCCGCGAAAACGAAAGCGACGAAGCCTACGACCGCCGCATCCGCTCGCAATACGTGGACCGATGCCGCTTTCTGCTGCCCGCCGCTGCCAACGCCAACGTCGGCATGACCGCCAACGCCCGCGTCATCGAAATGACCATCCGCAAGATGCTCTCGCATCCACTCGCAGAGGTGCGGGAGATCGGCGAAAGGATGAAGGAAGTGGCGAAGGGTGAGACGCCCACGCTGGTGAAGTACGCTGACGCGAATGAGTATCTGGTTGAGGTGACGAATGGACTTGCCCTCACCCCAACCCCTCTCCCTGAGGGAGAGGGGCAAGGGGTGAGGGCAGATTGGTGCAACCTAATTGATTACGACAAGGAAGGCGAAGATAAAATCCTTGCGGCGGCGATCTATCGCTTTGGAGAAATGGGATTTGCCGGCGCGCTCGCGCATATGAAATCGCTGTCACCGAATGAGCGCGAAGGACTTGCTGAAACCTTGCTCGGCAGACTCGGCAAATATGACGTTCCCCTGCGCGAACTGGAATACGCCACCTACACCTTCGACCTCGTCATGGATCAGGGCGCGTACGCCGAGTTCAAACGTCACCGCATGATGACGCAGACGCCGCAGCGCCTGACGACAAGGCTTGGGTTCACAACTCCGCTACTTATAACGGAAGCAGGCTTCGGGTCCAAGTATGAGGCGGCGATGGAGTCCGCAATCCAGATGTATGAGAAACTCCACGCCTTTAATCCTGACGTGGCGCAGTATATCGTCCCGAACGGATTCAACCGCCGCGTGCTGGCGCAGTTCAACTTGCGTGAAGCGTTCGCATTCTGTCAGTTGCGGACGGCGGCGAATGCACATTTTTCCATCCGCCGGGTGGCGCAAAAGATATATGAGGATATTTCGCGCGTCCATCCGCTGTTGGCAAAATACATGAAACTGCGCGAAGAGACCTGGCAAAGCGTGGAAGAAAATTATTTTTCGAAGATATAAAAAACGGGCGCGGTAACCGCGCCCATTTTCTTTAATCGTCGTCTTCGCCTTTTTTCTTCAACCCAAGAATTTCATCGATCCGTTCCATAAACTCGGGCGTGATCTTTTCCGCGATCACGCCCGCTTTCATGTTCTCATGCACCTGCTC from Anaerolineales bacterium includes:
- a CDS encoding FAD-dependent thymidylate synthase, whose amino-acid sequence is MPEREIYLLSPHALSPETIAVAFAKTSRSPESFREIAAELSDEKSAQFHEKWVVGYGHASVAEHAVLHIAFENVSRVAIEAIEGNRLASYTEKSTRYQKWGSDDFTIPPELREAGHPLRDEFMDTVRLLFSTYAESLDPVKSLIVERTPRRENESDEAYDRRIRSQYVDRCRFLLPAAANANVGMTANARVIEMTIRKMLSHPLAEVREIGERMKEVAKGETPTLVKYADANEYLVEVTNGLALTPTPLPEGEGQGVRADWCNLIDYDKEGEDKILAAAIYRFGEMGFAGALAHMKSLSPNEREGLAETLLGRLGKYDVPLRELEYATYTFDLVMDQGAYAEFKRHRMMTQTPQRLTTRLGFTTPLLITEAGFGSKYEAAMESAIQMYEKLHAFNPDVAQYIVPNGFNRRVLAQFNLREAFAFCQLRTAANAHFSIRRVAQKIYEDISRVHPLLAKYMKLREETWQSVEENYFSKI